One window of the uncultured Fusobacterium sp. genome contains the following:
- a CDS encoding acylneuraminate cytidylyltransferase family protein, translating to MYKGKRILGLIPARGGSKGIPSKNIIEIYGKPLIQYSIECANSSKYLDRTIISTDDLEIKEVAERFGGDVPFMRPAELAQDTSKTIDAVVHAINWLKERGEEYDYLVLLQNTVPLRKGWHIDEAIEKLFSTEEKSLVSVTEVDENPVLMRTLNEDGTVKNLLSLNSTMRRQDFPKFYRVNGAIYIQELNDKFGLDTSLNDGRLAYVMSEKYSVDIDTYLDIKKIEYYLDQELNGK from the coding sequence ATGTATAAAGGAAAAAGAATTTTAGGACTGATACCTGCAAGAGGAGGAAGTAAAGGAATACCATCTAAAAATATAATTGAGATATATGGTAAACCTCTTATTCAATATTCAATTGAGTGTGCAAATTCTTCAAAATATTTAGATAGAACAATTATATCTACAGATGATTTAGAAATAAAAGAGGTAGCAGAGAGATTTGGAGGAGATGTTCCTTTTATGAGACCAGCTGAGTTAGCTCAAGATACATCTAAAACAATAGATGCAGTGGTTCATGCTATAAACTGGTTAAAAGAAAGAGGAGAGGAGTATGATTATCTTGTGCTACTTCAAAATACAGTACCTCTTAGAAAAGGTTGGCATATAGATGAAGCTATAGAAAAACTTTTTTCAACTGAGGAAAAAAGTCTTGTAAGTGTTACAGAAGTTGATGAGAATCCTGTGCTTATGAGAACTTTAAATGAGGATGGAACTGTTAAAAATCTACTTTCTTTAAATAGTACTATGAGAAGACAGGATTTTCCAAAATTCTATAGAGTAAATGGAGCTATATATATTCAAGAGTTAAATGATAAATTTGGATTAGATACAAGTCTTAATGATGGAAGACTTGCTTATGTTATGAGTGAAAAATATTCTGTAGATATAGATACATATTTAGATATTAAAAAGATAGAGTACTACTTAGATCAAGAGTTAAATGGAAAATAA
- a CDS encoding flippase produces MSSGGKITKNIVWLMFDQVFILVLQFAVGIKIANYYGAELYGKYNYAVSLVAFSSIFFELLNSRVIKKHYTDENFNNIVFNVNFFRNTMAGVIIFIPIILKFTIGMNSLLFYMLLLICLDNILTAATYGIENFFEFKLESRRIVISNNIVKIISYTLQYIGMLFGMGIIAVPAIRCIGSLIRMGILKFQYRRTYLSKLANLEKRVDRSLLYKIIDEGKFLWVTYISFLVYTQVDRLMIKYYIGEAEVGIYTIGVQLSTILAILLGPIQNSLFPKMMELYRKDYKEYYNFYLFSNTLITQFYLIVTLISILVVKFAFKYVYAQEYSPAIGVYTILAVSIFVKANASLQTGHMTLKNITKKSFYKTLISLVINIILNALLIPKYGINGAAIATLITQFTALFVIDFFIEEYREQAIIQLKSFNIFYLVEELIKRYRARKER; encoded by the coding sequence ATGAGTAGTGGTGGAAAAATAACAAAAAATATAGTTTGGCTCATGTTCGACCAAGTATTTATCTTAGTTTTACAATTTGCTGTAGGAATAAAGATAGCTAACTACTATGGAGCTGAACTCTATGGAAAATATAATTATGCAGTATCTTTAGTAGCTTTTTCTTCAATATTTTTTGAGTTATTAAATAGCAGAGTTATAAAGAAACACTATACAGATGAAAATTTTAACAATATAGTTTTTAATGTCAACTTCTTTAGAAATACTATGGCAGGAGTAATAATTTTTATTCCAATAATTTTAAAATTTACTATAGGAATGAATAGTCTACTTTTCTATATGTTATTACTTATCTGTTTAGATAATATTCTTACTGCAGCAACTTATGGTATTGAAAATTTCTTTGAGTTTAAATTAGAATCAAGAAGAATAGTTATCTCAAATAACATAGTAAAAATAATATCCTATACACTTCAATATATTGGGATGTTATTTGGAATGGGGATAATAGCTGTTCCAGCTATAAGGTGTATAGGTAGTCTTATAAGAATGGGAATATTAAAATTTCAATATAGAAGAACATATTTATCAAAACTTGCAAATTTAGAAAAAAGAGTAGATAGGTCTTTACTTTATAAGATAATTGATGAGGGAAAATTTTTATGGGTAACCTATATATCTTTTTTAGTGTATACCCAAGTGGATAGACTTATGATAAAATATTATATAGGAGAAGCAGAAGTAGGAATATATACAATAGGGGTCCAACTTTCTACTATTTTAGCTATTCTTTTAGGACCTATTCAAAACTCTCTTTTTCCCAAGATGATGGAGCTATATAGAAAAGATTATAAGGAGTATTATAATTTTTATCTTTTTTCTAATACTTTAATTACACAATTTTATCTTATAGTGACATTAATATCAATATTAGTGGTAAAATTTGCTTTTAAATATGTATATGCACAAGAATATAGTCCAGCTATTGGTGTTTATACTATTTTAGCAGTATCAATTTTTGTAAAGGCTAATGCCTCATTACAAACTGGGCATATGACTTTAAAAAATATTACTAAAAAAAGTTTTTATAAAACTTTAATAAGCCTTGTAATAAATATAATTTTAAATGCTTTACTTATTCCTAAGTATGGAATAAATGGAGCTGCAATAGCAACTCTTATAACTCAATTTACAGCTTTATTTGTAATAGACTTTTTCATAGAAGAGTATAGAGAACAAGCTATTATTCAACTTAAATCATTTAATATTTTTTATCTTGTAGAGGAATTAATAAAAAGATATAGAGCTAGAAAGGAGAGGTAA